Proteins encoded within one genomic window of Empedobacter falsenii:
- a CDS encoding type I restriction-modification system subunit M: MSEEQKKILEQQLWNIANTLRGKMNADEFRDYILGFIFYKYLAEKMEIYANSILEEDKIKFIDINENTSEGQAYIDAVREEALETLGYFLKPSELFSEIARRGNSDTDTFILEDLQKILTNIQLSTMGTQSEEDFDNLFEDMDLNSTKLGKTAEARNEIIVKVLVHLDEIDFKLNDTELDVLGDAYEYLIGQFASGAGKKAGEFYTPQEVSKILAKIVTTGKNRLKSVYDPTCGSGSLLLRVAKEVKDVNNFFGQEMNRTTYNLARMNMILHGVHYLKFDIKQEDTLENPQHLNDMPFEAIVANPPFSANWSANPLFLNDDRFSQYGKLAPASKADFAFVQHMIYHLAENGTMAIVLPHGVLFRGAAELHIRKYLIEQKNYLDTVIGLPANIFYGTSIPTCILVFKKCKEDPDHILFIDASKDFEKVKNQNMLRDEHIDKIVETYRNRTSIEKYSHLATLQEVAENDYNLNIPRYVDTFEEEEEIDIHAVMQEIKSLEAKRAELDQEIDVYFKELGLVF; the protein is encoded by the coding sequence ATGTCAGAAGAACAAAAGAAAATATTAGAGCAACAGCTTTGGAATATTGCGAATACGCTACGTGGTAAAATGAATGCTGATGAATTCCGAGATTATATTTTGGGATTTATTTTTTACAAATATTTGGCAGAAAAAATGGAGATTTATGCCAATTCTATTTTAGAAGAAGACAAAATTAAGTTCATAGATATTAATGAAAATACATCTGAAGGTCAAGCATACATCGATGCAGTAAGAGAAGAAGCTTTAGAAACTTTAGGTTATTTTCTAAAACCTTCTGAACTTTTTAGTGAAATTGCGCGACGAGGAAATAGTGATACAGATACATTTATTCTTGAAGATTTACAAAAAATCTTGACAAATATCCAATTAAGTACTATGGGTACTCAAAGTGAAGAAGACTTTGATAACTTGTTTGAAGATATGGATCTCAACAGTACCAAATTGGGTAAAACTGCCGAGGCAAGAAATGAAATCATCGTAAAAGTTTTGGTTCATTTAGATGAAATTGATTTTAAACTAAATGATACAGAATTAGATGTCTTAGGTGATGCGTACGAATATTTGATTGGTCAGTTTGCGAGTGGTGCAGGAAAAAAAGCAGGTGAATTTTATACACCACAAGAGGTTTCCAAGATACTTGCAAAAATTGTGACTACAGGTAAAAATCGTCTAAAATCGGTTTATGATCCTACTTGTGGTTCAGGGTCTTTGTTGTTGCGTGTAGCCAAAGAAGTGAAAGATGTCAATAATTTCTTCGGACAAGAAATGAATCGCACAACTTACAATCTTGCTCGAATGAATATGATTTTGCACGGAGTTCATTATCTTAAATTTGATATTAAACAGGAAGACACTCTTGAAAATCCTCAACATTTAAACGATATGCCTTTTGAGGCTATTGTAGCAAATCCTCCATTCTCGGCAAATTGGAGTGCGAATCCTTTATTTTTAAATGATGATCGTTTTAGCCAATATGGAAAATTAGCTCCTGCAAGTAAAGCTGATTTTGCATTTGTACAACACATGATTTATCATTTGGCAGAAAATGGAACGATGGCGATTGTATTGCCACATGGCGTTTTGTTTCGTGGTGCGGCTGAATTGCATATTCGAAAATATCTGATCGAACAGAAAAATTATTTGGATACCGTTATTGGTTTGCCTGCCAATATTTTTTACGGAACGAGTATTCCGACTTGTATTCTGGTTTTCAAAAAGTGTAAGGAGGATCCAGATCACATTTTGTTTATTGATGCGAGCAAAGATTTTGAAAAAGTGAAAAACCAAAATATGCTTCGTGATGAGCATATTGATAAAATTGTAGAAACCTATCGCAACCGAACTTCTATTGAGAAATACAGTCATTTAGCTACTTTGCAAGAAGTAGCCGAGAATGATTATAATCTTAATATTCCTCGTTATGTGGATACTTTTGAAGAGGAAGAGGAAATTGATATTCACGCAGTAATGCAAGAAATCAAATCTTTGGAAGCTAAACGAGCGGAGTTGGATCAAGAAATTGATGTGTATTTCAAAGAATTAGGACTTGTTTTTTAA
- the lysA gene encoding diaminopimelate decarboxylase yields the protein MELNRERLLELVQKYGAPLYVYDANKIRSQYEKMTNAFSTVKRLKLNYACKANTNLNLLKYFKSLGSGLDTVSIQEVELGLMAGFKPKEIIYTPNGVSYAEIKKAIDLGVRINIDNLSVLETFGQDFPKYPVCVRINPHIMAGGNANISVGHIDSKFGISIHQLPHIKRVVENTGLHLDGVHMHTGSDILDIDVFLQGAEILFEVAAEFKNLSYIDFGSGFKVPYYPGADETDIEYLGERLSARFNEFEKAYGKPLTLMFEPGKYMVSEAGSFLATVNVVKQTTSTVFAGIDTGFNHLIRPMFYSAHHEIENISNPEGRSRYYTVVGYICETDTFGSNRKINEISEGDVLCFHNAGAYCFSMASNYNSRFKPAEVLLIDDKDYLIRRRETIQDLIATTEDIKF from the coding sequence ATGGAACTGAATAGAGAACGTCTATTGGAATTGGTGCAAAAATATGGTGCGCCCTTGTATGTATATGATGCGAACAAAATTAGATCGCAATATGAAAAGATGACAAATGCATTTTCTACAGTCAAACGTTTAAAGTTAAATTATGCATGTAAGGCGAACACAAATCTTAATCTTTTAAAGTATTTCAAATCACTTGGTTCAGGATTGGATACGGTTTCTATTCAAGAAGTAGAATTGGGATTAATGGCGGGTTTCAAGCCTAAAGAAATCATTTATACGCCAAATGGTGTTTCGTATGCTGAAATTAAAAAAGCAATTGATTTAGGTGTTCGCATCAATATCGATAACCTTTCTGTTTTAGAAACATTTGGTCAAGATTTTCCTAAATATCCAGTTTGTGTGCGTATTAATCCACATATTATGGCAGGTGGAAATGCAAATATTTCGGTTGGACATATTGATTCAAAATTCGGAATTTCTATTCACCAATTACCACATATCAAACGTGTTGTAGAAAATACAGGTTTACATTTGGATGGTGTTCACATGCATACAGGTTCTGATATTTTAGATATTGATGTTTTCTTACAAGGAGCTGAAATTTTATTTGAAGTTGCAGCAGAATTCAAGAATTTATCTTACATCGATTTTGGATCAGGATTTAAAGTTCCTTACTATCCAGGCGCAGACGAAACAGATATTGAATATTTAGGAGAGCGTTTATCAGCTCGTTTCAATGAGTTCGAAAAAGCGTACGGAAAACCTTTGACATTAATGTTCGAGCCAGGAAAATATATGGTTTCTGAAGCAGGATCTTTCTTAGCAACTGTAAATGTTGTGAAACAAACAACTTCTACTGTTTTTGCAGGAATTGATACAGGTTTCAACCATTTAATTCGTCCAATGTTTTATAGTGCTCATCACGAAATTGAAAATATTTCAAATCCAGAAGGTCGTAGCCGTTATTACACAGTTGTGGGATATATTTGTGAAACAGATACGTTTGGATCGAATCGTAAAATAAATGAAATTAGCGAAGGAGATGTGTTGTGTTTCCACAATGCAGGAGCATATTGTTTCTCGATGGCTTCGAATTACAATTCGCGTTTCAAACCTGCGGAAGTCTTGTTAATTGACGACAAAGATTATTTAATTCGTCGTCGCGAAACAATTCAAGATTTAATCGCAACAACAGAGGATATAAAATTCTAA
- a CDS encoding TrkH family potassium uptake protein, with protein MQITDYSWFFVSKYLQFAIVLKLVREIATPNLNFKRSVITPPQLFIFSFFILVFGGACLLMLPKATYHPISFLDALFTATSAVCVTGLTSVDTYITYTPVGHFILMLLIQAGGLGILTFAGYIAYFFKGNSSYENQIALGSIANNDSLSEVFSFVKRIIYLTFGIEFVGAVLIYISIAPYNISIVDKLFFSIFHSVSAFCNAGFSTLPNGLMNKGFVHNYGFQSVLITLIFLGGIGFPILINILRYTDYLIRKLISKILHNKNNRKNWVFTLSSKVNLITSLTILIISTIILFFEEYYSTLGQHQGFGKFISALFIAITPRTAGFNNIDFSHLQFSSILLVILLMWIGASPASTGGGIKTSTFAIAILNFINIARGKNKIEIYKRELSPINVQKAFATMTLSFLVIGIGIFLITKFDNHLHLIDVAFEAFSAYSTVGLSLNLTPTLSDPSKIVVITMMFIGRVSMITILMAFFKKTVSSNYRYPSDDILI; from the coding sequence ATGCAAATAACCGATTATAGTTGGTTTTTTGTCAGCAAATATTTGCAATTTGCTATTGTTTTAAAATTAGTAAGAGAAATTGCTACACCTAACCTTAATTTCAAACGTTCTGTAATTACTCCTCCCCAATTATTTATTTTCAGTTTTTTTATTTTAGTTTTTGGAGGAGCTTGTTTACTTATGTTGCCAAAAGCAACATATCATCCAATTTCTTTTCTAGACGCACTATTTACAGCGACGAGCGCAGTTTGTGTAACAGGATTAACTTCTGTTGATACTTATATAACTTATACGCCTGTTGGTCATTTTATTTTAATGTTATTAATACAAGCAGGAGGTTTAGGTATTTTGACATTTGCTGGATATATTGCTTATTTTTTCAAAGGAAATAGTTCTTATGAGAATCAAATAGCATTAGGAAGTATTGCAAACAACGATTCTTTGAGTGAAGTTTTTTCTTTTGTAAAAAGGATTATCTATTTAACTTTTGGTATCGAATTCGTAGGAGCTGTATTAATTTATATTTCAATTGCACCTTATAATATTAGTATTGTTGACAAATTATTTTTTAGTATTTTTCATTCAGTTTCGGCTTTTTGTAATGCAGGTTTTTCTACATTGCCAAATGGATTAATGAACAAAGGTTTTGTTCACAATTATGGATTTCAATCTGTTCTAATCACATTGATATTCTTAGGAGGAATAGGTTTTCCTATCTTGATTAATATTCTACGTTATACAGATTATTTAATCAGAAAATTAATTTCAAAAATTCTCCATAATAAAAATAATCGTAAGAATTGGGTTTTTACATTAAGTTCTAAAGTTAATTTAATCACCTCATTAACAATACTAATTATTTCTACAATCATATTATTCTTCGAAGAATATTATTCTACATTAGGACAACATCAAGGTTTCGGAAAGTTTATTTCAGCTTTATTTATCGCCATAACGCCTCGTACAGCAGGTTTTAATAATATAGATTTTTCTCACTTACAATTCTCTTCCATACTTTTGGTTATTTTGTTAATGTGGATTGGTGCTTCACCAGCATCAACAGGAGGAGGAATTAAAACGAGTACTTTTGCAATTGCAATTCTTAATTTTATTAATATTGCACGCGGAAAAAATAAAATCGAAATTTACAAAAGAGAATTAAGCCCTATCAATGTACAAAAAGCTTTTGCTACAATGACCTTATCTTTTTTAGTCATTGGAATAGGAATATTTTTAATAACAAAATTTGATAATCATTTACATCTTATTGATGTTGCATTCGAAGCTTTTTCAGCTTATTCTACTGTTGGTTTATCATTAAATTTAACACCTACATTATCAGATCCAAGTAAAATTGTTGTCATTACAATGATGTTTATTGGTCGTGTTTCAATGATTACAATTTTGATGGCTTTTTTTAAGAAAACTGTTTCATCTAATTATCGTTATCCATCAGATGATATTTTAATTTAA
- a CDS encoding MBL fold metallo-hydrolase produces the protein MKKINKRKVFKRMLYFLLSLIVILVIATFAILQMDTFGADATGKRLERMKQSKLYKNGQFQNIHHTPAFAEGFDTKKVMWDFFFGAKNPKLNPKDSIPHIQTDIKSIDKSENVFIWLGHSSYYIQLDGVNFLIDPVFSDYGSPLPIFNKAFKGANTYHAKDFPKIDYLVISHDHYDHLDYETVKELRPKVEKVILPLGVGAHFEKWNYLPEQLIEEEWNTSVSLKNNLKITFTPARHFSGRKFKRNTTLWTSYVLETPTQKIFLGGDSGYDTHFKEIGEKYGPFDFAILENGQYNDAWKYIHALPTDLPAIITDLKAKHIIPVHAAKFALAKHAWDEPLEKIIENGKQNKLDILTPMIGEPLNLNDSVFHFKEWWRD, from the coding sequence ATGAAAAAAATCAATAAACGAAAAGTTTTTAAACGAATGCTTTACTTCCTATTAAGTTTGATTGTAATTCTTGTAATTGCAACCTTCGCTATTCTACAAATGGATACTTTTGGTGCTGATGCAACTGGAAAACGATTGGAACGAATGAAACAATCGAAGTTGTATAAAAATGGACAATTTCAAAATATTCATCACACACCTGCATTTGCAGAAGGTTTTGATACCAAAAAAGTGATGTGGGATTTTTTCTTTGGTGCGAAAAATCCAAAACTCAATCCGAAAGATTCTATTCCGCATATTCAGACGGATATCAAATCTATTGATAAATCTGAAAATGTATTTATTTGGTTGGGACATTCGTCTTATTATATTCAATTGGATGGTGTTAATTTCCTAATCGATCCTGTTTTTAGTGATTACGGTTCGCCTTTACCAATTTTCAATAAAGCATTTAAAGGAGCAAATACGTATCACGCAAAAGATTTCCCAAAGATTGATTATTTGGTTATTTCACACGATCATTACGATCACTTGGATTATGAAACAGTGAAAGAATTACGTCCAAAAGTGGAGAAAGTGATTCTTCCGCTTGGAGTTGGCGCACATTTCGAGAAGTGGAATTATCTACCAGAACAATTAATCGAAGAAGAATGGAACACAAGCGTTTCATTAAAAAATAACTTAAAAATTACTTTTACACCAGCTCGTCATTTTTCTGGTAGAAAATTTAAACGAAATACAACACTTTGGACTTCTTATGTATTGGAAACACCTACGCAAAAAATATTTTTAGGTGGTGATAGCGGTTATGATACGCATTTCAAAGAAATTGGAGAAAAATATGGTCCGTTTGATTTTGCGATTCTAGAAAATGGACAATACAACGATGCTTGGAAATACATTCATGCTTTACCAACAGATTTACCTGCGATCATTACCGATTTAAAAGCTAAACATATTATTCCTGTACATGCTGCAAAATTTGCTTTGGCAAAACATGCTTGGGACGAACCTTTGGAAAAAATTATAGAGAATGGTAAGCAAAATAAGCTCGATATTTTGACGCCTATGATTGGTGAACCACTAAATTTGAACGATTCTGTCTTTCACTTCAAAGAATGGTGGAGGGATTAA
- a CDS encoding restriction endonuclease subunit S: MTNKKLKVDNVPNLRFPGFTDEWKTRKLGEVAIVSSGGTPNRSTSSYWNGNIPWVSTSLIDFNFIEKVDEYITEEGLTNSSAKLFPKGTLLIAMYGQGKTRGKVAILNIEATTNQACGAITTNNDVLNPLFAFQNLTKRYDEIRDLSNQGGQENLSAGIIKGIKINFPEVQEQQKIVSFIDLIDERISTQNKIIEQLETLIKSVSQKIFTQKIRFKELSDEWKLVSLGEVGEIITGKTPSTKDLDLWSGNIQFVTPTDIKENKYQHSTERTIKKTDKLKILPPKSIMFTCIASIGKMSLSLYPSVTNQQINSIIPHSYFSNEFIFYAVKNIAEIIKSTQSTSTMPIINKTEFSKFKISIPSLKEQNHIAFFLSKIDQKIETEKLVLQQLEKQKNYLLQQMFI; this comes from the coding sequence ATGACAAATAAAAAATTAAAAGTAGATAATGTTCCAAATTTGAGATTTCCGGGGTTTACTGACGAATGGAAAACGAGGAAATTGGGGGAAGTAGCAATTGTTTCCTCAGGTGGAACTCCAAATAGATCTACCTCTTCCTACTGGAATGGCAACATTCCTTGGGTTTCTACGAGTTTAATTGATTTCAACTTTATCGAGAAAGTAGACGAATATATAACAGAAGAAGGGCTTACTAATTCATCAGCAAAACTATTTCCAAAAGGTACTTTACTGATAGCCATGTATGGTCAAGGAAAAACGAGAGGTAAAGTTGCAATATTAAATATTGAAGCGACAACAAATCAAGCTTGTGGGGCAATAACAACAAATAATGACGTTCTCAATCCCCTTTTTGCTTTTCAAAATCTCACAAAAAGATATGATGAGATAAGAGATTTAAGTAATCAAGGAGGCCAAGAAAATTTAAGTGCTGGTATTATTAAAGGAATTAAAATTAATTTCCCGGAAGTTCAAGAACAACAAAAAATAGTTTCTTTTATTGATCTTATTGACGAAAGAATCTCAACCCAAAACAAAATAATAGAACAATTAGAAACCTTAATTAAAAGTGTTAGCCAAAAAATATTTACTCAAAAAATTAGGTTTAAAGAGTTATCTGATGAATGGAAATTAGTAAGCTTAGGAGAGGTCGGAGAAATAATTACGGGAAAAACACCTAGTACTAAAGATTTAGATTTATGGAGTGGAAATATTCAATTTGTAACACCAACAGACATAAAGGAAAATAAATATCAGCATTCAACAGAGCGAACAATTAAAAAAACTGATAAACTTAAAATTCTTCCGCCAAAAAGTATAATGTTTACTTGTATAGCATCAATAGGAAAAATGAGTTTATCTCTATATCCATCGGTAACAAATCAACAAATCAACAGTATCATTCCTCACTCGTATTTTAGCAATGAGTTTATATTTTATGCAGTAAAAAACATTGCTGAGATTATAAAATCTACACAAAGTACATCTACTATGCCTATTATTAATAAGACTGAATTTTCAAAATTCAAAATTTCTATTCCTTCATTGAAAGAACAAAATCACATAGCATTTTTTCTATCGAAAATCGATCAAAAAATAGAAACCGAAAAATTAGTTTTACAACAACTTGAAAAACAAAAGAATTATCTTTTACAGCAAATGTTTATATAA
- a CDS encoding GNAT family N-acetyltransferase, translating to MIRRIEEVDFARLRDIWESSVSNTHHFLAEEDFEYYRENLPNYFPHVALFGYEIGNQLVGFVGVAAQNLEMLFIHNDFRRKGVGKALLDFSIQELNVKSVDVNEQNQQAIDFYLSQGFKVTSRSEKDNEGKAYPILHLSL from the coding sequence ATGATTAGAAGAATTGAAGAAGTAGATTTTGCGAGATTGAGAGACATTTGGGAAAGTTCGGTTAGTAACACACACCATTTTTTAGCAGAAGAAGATTTTGAATATTATAGAGAAAATTTACCTAATTATTTTCCGCATGTAGCCTTATTTGGTTACGAAATCGGAAATCAATTGGTAGGATTTGTAGGTGTTGCAGCACAAAATCTTGAAATGTTATTTATTCACAATGATTTTCGAAGAAAAGGAGTAGGGAAGGCTTTGTTGGATTTTTCTATTCAGGAATTGAATGTGAAATCGGTTGATGTGAATGAACAAAATCAGCAAGCGATTGATTTTTATTTAAGCCAAGGTTTTAAGGTTACTTCTCGTTCTGAAAAAGATAACGAGGGAAAAGCTTATCCTATTTTGCATTTGAGTTTATAA
- a CDS encoding potassium channel family protein: protein MKIIIIGLGNFGAALGKKMVKLGHEIIGVDNNIQRVEALKDKLSYTICLDATDELSINKLPLNNTDIVIVSIGENEGANIMATAIFKNKNVKRLISRSINSLHENVLQAIGVTEIIRPEAESAERWTKKLNVKGVVDSFELNKEFSIIEVVTPNELVGKTFDEIQFKKQHNILVMTIIKNKEEASFLGQYKIVPEVQGFPTSNTVITKDDVLVIYGANQEIYKFLKKFNIQ, encoded by the coding sequence ATGAAAATAATAATTATAGGTTTAGGAAATTTCGGCGCGGCGCTTGGTAAGAAAATGGTAAAGCTTGGTCACGAAATTATCGGTGTTGACAATAATATTCAACGTGTTGAAGCTTTGAAAGATAAGTTATCCTATACCATTTGTTTAGATGCAACAGATGAATTATCAATTAATAAATTACCACTAAATAATACAGATATTGTAATTGTAAGTATTGGGGAAAATGAAGGTGCCAATATTATGGCTACTGCTATTTTTAAAAATAAAAATGTAAAACGTTTGATTAGTCGTTCTATCAATTCTTTACACGAAAATGTTTTGCAAGCAATTGGAGTTACAGAAATTATTCGACCCGAAGCTGAATCTGCAGAACGTTGGACAAAAAAACTAAATGTGAAAGGAGTTGTAGATTCTTTTGAATTAAACAAAGAGTTTAGCATTATAGAGGTTGTAACACCAAATGAATTGGTTGGAAAAACATTTGATGAAATCCAATTCAAAAAGCAACATAATATTTTGGTAATGACAATTATTAAAAACAAAGAAGAAGCTAGTTTTTTAGGTCAATATAAAATTGTTCCAGAAGTACAAGGTTTTCCTACATCAAATACAGTAATTACAAAAGATGATGTATTGGTAATCTATGGAGCAAATCAAGAAATTTATAAATTCTTAAAGAAATTTAATATTCAATAA
- a CDS encoding MFS transporter, which yields MHSLTELSSTQKNRIRFAVSLFFFSQGLAFSSWASRIPTIKSDLGISEGQLGTLLLLMPIGQLCTMALSGKLVAKFGSKNVLRIVVLIYPLILCCIGLDQNFYQLGAVLFFFGVIGNMCNISVNTQGVEVEKIYGKSIMSSFHGAWSIAGFTGALIGLLMMNLHVNTFYHFVFIYGLIILSWFINKKYLVDSTPAPAKEKKSIFSKPDTVLVQLGIIGFLSMATEGAMFDWSGVYFQDIVKAPQNLVVVGYASFMVMMATGRFVGDYFISKYGKQRVMQISGILMFSGLMLSVFFPQFIVCTIAFMMVGLGVACNVPTVYSVAGKNKNVNPGVALAMVSSISFLGFLMGPPLIGYIAEAFDLRYSYALFACFGLIMVFMVGRMKIFKNINN from the coding sequence ATGCATTCATTAACAGAATTATCATCAACTCAAAAGAATCGCATTCGATTCGCTGTTTCACTCTTCTTTTTTTCGCAAGGTTTAGCTTTTTCGTCTTGGGCAAGTCGCATTCCGACGATTAAATCAGATTTAGGAATTTCAGAAGGTCAATTGGGAACATTACTTTTATTGATGCCAATTGGGCAATTGTGTACAATGGCACTTTCAGGAAAATTAGTCGCGAAATTTGGAAGTAAAAATGTCTTACGAATTGTCGTTTTAATTTATCCTTTAATACTTTGTTGTATAGGTTTGGATCAAAATTTTTATCAATTAGGTGCTGTCTTATTTTTCTTTGGAGTAATAGGAAACATGTGCAATATTTCGGTGAATACGCAAGGAGTTGAAGTCGAAAAAATATATGGAAAATCGATTATGTCCTCTTTTCATGGTGCGTGGAGTATAGCTGGTTTTACAGGTGCTTTGATTGGTTTATTGATGATGAATTTGCATGTGAATACATTTTATCATTTTGTATTTATTTATGGCTTAATTATTTTGAGCTGGTTCATTAATAAAAAATATTTAGTCGATTCTACACCAGCTCCAGCGAAGGAAAAGAAATCTATTTTTTCAAAACCAGATACTGTTTTGGTTCAACTAGGAATTATAGGTTTTTTGAGCATGGCAACAGAAGGTGCGATGTTCGATTGGAGTGGTGTTTATTTCCAAGATATCGTAAAAGCACCTCAAAATTTGGTTGTCGTTGGTTATGCTTCTTTTATGGTAATGATGGCAACAGGACGTTTCGTTGGTGATTATTTTATCAGTAAATATGGAAAACAACGCGTGATGCAAATTAGTGGAATTTTGATGTTTTCTGGTTTGATGCTTTCAGTATTTTTTCCTCAATTTATTGTGTGTACAATTGCATTTATGATGGTTGGATTGGGTGTTGCGTGTAATGTTCCGACAGTTTATAGTGTAGCGGGAAAAAACAAAAATGTAAATCCAGGCGTTGCATTGGCAATGGTTTCGAGTATCTCTTTTTTAGGATTTTTAATGGGACCACCACTGATTGGTTATATTGCTGAAGCTTTTGATTTGAGATATTCTTATGCGTTATTTGCTTGCTTTGGATTGATTATGGTTTTTATGGTTGGTAGAATGAAAATCTTTAAAAACATTAATAACTAA